The Cetobacterium sp. ZOR0034 genome segment CTCTAGTATCTTTCTCTCTTTCAATTTTTTTTCACTTAATTCTAATGCGTTTTTCAATTTTATTTTTTCACTATAGTTTTTATACAATAGATCTATCTGTGATAGAAGAATCTTTTCATCTAACGGTTTTATCAAATATCCTGACACATCATACTCTGTAGCTTCTTTTATATAGTTTTCCATACTGTACGCTGTCAGCATAATTATGCAATTTTTGTACTTCTTTTCTTTCAAAATCTTTGCCACATTTGTTCCTAAAAGAAATGGCATCTTTAGATCTAAAAGTAAAATATCTGGTGTATGTCTTAGTGCTAACTCAACAGCTTCTAATCCATCTTTAGCTTCTCCTAAAACATCGTATTCATTTTCTCTTAACATCTCTACAAGATCCATTCTTATTAAAGAATCATCCTCTGCTACAACAACGGTTTTTCTCATTAACTCACCTCAAAAAATTTTTTAAGCAATCCACTCCTTTTAAATTTTTTAAGTCTAAAAGAAAGATCTTTTCAACACCCGCATTTTCTAGTATCTTTTCGGCATCCCTACAATTTTCCTCTAAATCGATTTTAGTTATTGCCCCTATAACTTTTTTTCCTAGAAACATACTTGCAAAATTTGGTGGATACAGACTATCCTCATCTGTTGCTGATTGAATTAGTATTATGATATCCGCATCGATAGAAACAACATTTAAAGCTTTATAGTATACTTTATTTTCTAAGTACTCTCCCGGTGTATCAATTATCTTTCCCATATAATCTACCATCTGTGTTTTTTTATACTCAACTTTTTGATTATTTAAAATCTGAGTCAATGTTGTTTTTCCACTTCCAGTTCTTCCTACTAACATTATT includes the following:
- a CDS encoding ANTAR domain-containing response regulator; amino-acid sequence: MRKTVVVAEDDSLIRMDLVEMLRENEYDVLGEAKDGLEAVELALRHTPDILLLDLKMPFLLGTNVAKILKEKKYKNCIIMLTAYSMENYIKEATEYDVSGYLIKPLDEKILLSQIDLLYKNYSEKIKLKNALELSEKKLKERKILEKAKGVLMCKYSLTEDEAYTKIRKISMEKRISICQLSEIINTTGELI
- a CDS encoding EutP/PduV family microcompartment system protein; translation: MKIMLVGRTGSGKTTLTQILNNQKVEYKKTQMVDYMGKIIDTPGEYLENKVYYKALNVVSIDADIIILIQSATDEDSLYPPNFASMFLGKKVIGAITKIDLEENCRDAEKILENAGVEKIFLLDLKNLKGVDCLKNFLR